The Aggregicoccus sp. 17bor-14 genome contains the following window.
CACAGCAGCAGGCCTCCGGCCGCGCGCATCCCGAAGCGGTCCGCTGCCCAGCCGCCGAACACGTTGCCCGCGGTGAGCCCCGCGCCGAACACCGCGAGCACGAAGGGGATGACGGTGGCGCGCACGCCGGTGACGGCGAGCAGCGTGGAGGCAAGGTAGGCGTACACCGCGAACATCCCGCCGAAGCCCACCGCGCCGATGCCCAGGGTGAGCCACACCTGGCGGCGCTTGAGCGCGCCCAGCTCGCGCAGAGGGCTCGCGTCCGGGTGGGGTGGGTCGCGCGGGGCGAGCCCGAGGACGAGCGCCATGGTGAGCAGCGCGAGCGCGGCCACGATGCCGAAGGTCCAGCGCCAGCCGAGCAGCAGGCTCACCGTGTTGGCGAAGGGCACGCCGATGACCGTGGCGATGGTGAGCCCCAGCAGCACGCGCGACACCGCCTGGCTGCGGCGCTCGCGCGGGGCCACCGAGGCCGCCACGAGCGAGGCCACGCCGAAGTAGGCCCCGTGCGGCACGCCGCTGAGGAAGCGGAAGGCGAGCATCCAGCCGTAGGTGGGCGCGAGCGCGCTCAGGCCGTTGCCCACGGCGAAGAGGGCCATGAGCAGCACCAGCAGCAGCCGGCGCGAGAGGCGCGCGCCGAGCACCGCGAGCACCGGCGCGCCGATGACCACGCCCAGCGCGTAGGCGCTGATGACGTGGCCCGCGGTGGGCTCGTCCACGCCGAGCCCTCGCGCGAAGGCGGGCAGGATGCTCATCGCGGCGAACTCGGTGGTGCCGATGGCAAAGCCCCCCATCGCGAGGGCGAAGAGGGTGAGGCTCGCGTGGGGCGCGCGGGCGACGGTGCGGGAGACGGGTGCGTCGTTGACGAAGAGATCAGCCACGGGGGGCTTCCCATAAGGGAGCCGCCCCCGGGAAGCCAGCGCCACTGCGTCCTGGAGTGAGGGTGCCGGGTTCCCCCACCTGCGCCCTGCCGGACCTACCCGGATGGGCTCAGCGCGGGTCGCGCGAGGCAAGCTGCTTCTTGCGGAGCAGGCGCTCCGAGCGCATGACGTGCAGCACGAAGACCCGCTGCCCGTCGTAACGATAGAAGACGCGGCAGGGCGGCTCCACCAGCTGCCGGTAGCGGGAGCGCGGGAGCTCTGGAGGCCGGCTTCCGCTCTCCGGATGCGCTGCCAGCTGCTCGACGTGATGGAGCACGCGCTGGACGAGCTCCGAGGCGGCCACCGGGTTCTCCAGCGCGATGTAGTCGGCGATGGCGTCCAGGTCGCTCAGCGCCGGCTCCGACCAGACTATTTCAGCCATCGGGAGAGGCGCGCCTTGGCCTGAGCATGGGTCGCCACCCGCCCTTCGGCGACTGCCTGCTCGCCGCGGGCAATGCCCTCGAGCACCGCCATGCGCTGCTGCATCCGCTCGTAGCTCTCCACGTCCACCAGATAGGCGCTGGGAAGCCCGTGCTGCGTGATGAGGATGGGCTCCTTGTCCTGCTCCAGCTCCGACAGCAGCTCGGTGGCCCGACGCTTCAGGGTGGTGACGAGCTCGGTGCGCATGGAGTGATACTCTAGTGTCACTCCATGGGAGCTGCAAGGCTGGGTAGGATGCGCGCCCATGCCCTCCTCAGAGCCCTCCCCGGCCGCTGCCGAGACCCCGGTCGTCTTCACCCAGGCCGTCGAGGGCGTGCTCCGCGCGCTCGGTCGCCTGCCGACCGTACAGGACTGCACCTTCGACGTGAGCTGGCAGGAGGGCTGAAGCGCGGGAGGCACCTCCGATGGGTCCCGTCCTCGCCGCGCTCGCCGTCATCCTCCGCCGGCGATGGCGATGGTGGCCGCGTGGCTCAACGCGCGGCACGCGGGACGCTCCATCGTCCCGGGATGGATCCTCCACGGCGTCGGCAACCTGTGGGCGTACAGCCTGGTCGCCTTCGGGAGCTGAGCGCGCCGGGCGCACCCGCCTAGAGGAAGGAGAGGAACTCGGCCGCGCTGAGCGTGTCCTGCCCGGGGGGCGGGGGCTCGAAGGGGAACTGGGCGAAGAAGTCCGAGACGGGCAGCTGGGCCTCGGCCGCGCTGAGGCCGCACACCACGGGCTCAGGGGCGGGCACGGGCGGCTCCCTCCAGGGCGCTCAGCGCGCGCGCCAGGTTGCCGTCCGCACCGGTCACCGCGGCCTCCAGCTCCGCCTTGCGCGCCTGGCTCAGCACCAGGAAGGTGCAGGGCCCACGCCCCTGCGCGCTGCAGCGCAGCTCGCGCACCACCAGCAGCTTCTGCGCGAGGTGGTTGAAGAGGGCGCGGAAGTAGCCGCTGAAGAGGTGGCAGCGCGGGCTTGCCGCGGCGCCCACACTCTCGGCCAGCGCGTTGCGCTCCAGGGTGAGCACGATGGCGCCGGTCGTGCGGCTCGCGCTGAAGTCCACCCCCAGCCGACCCCAGCCCTGGCGCTGCAACGAGCCGGCGATGAGCTCCACGGCCTGCTGGATGGGCAGCTCGCGCAGGCCCTTGAGGTGTGCCTCCAGCGTCTCCATCTCCAGGTCCACCACGGCGAGCCGCCCCCAGCGCAGTCCCCACTCGCCGCAGAATGGCCCCCAGGCCTGCGGCGCCATGCGCTCCCAGGTGCCCATCAGGGACGCGAAGAAGAGCGGGGGCGTGTACACCGCGCGGCGCGCGGCCCGGTCTCGTAGGACGCCCTGGCGGGGCTCCGCGGGTGCGAGCTCCAGCTGCAGCGGGGCCTTTATCTCCAGCGGCACCTGCGGGCGCGGGGCGAGGAAGCGGGTGCGGTTGATGACCAGGTGCACGCGCCGGCCGTTGGCCGCACGCACCATCTCCACCGACACCTGCTGCGCGCCGAACTTGAAATCGAAGATGTAGTCGAAGCTCACCGTGCGCGCGGTGGCGCCGGGGCGCGTGAACTCGCGGAAGCACCCCTCGAACTGCGCCGTGGCGGTGCAGGGCGCCACCTCGTGGAAGAAGCTCCTGCCGAGCACCTGGTTGCGGTCCAGGCGCGCGAGCCGGCTCTCCGCCAGGTTGTACTGCTCGATGGTGCCGTCCAGCGAGAGACCCACGATGCCGTAGGGCAGCAGGTCCAGTTCCGCGTCCGTGCGCTCCCCGAGCGCGAGCAGGTCCACGGGGGCAGCGAGCTCGGGCTCGGGCAACTCGGTCAGCGGGAGCAGGGGCAGCATGGGGCCTTCCGGAAGGGGGCGGGACGGCCCCTGTACGGATGACACCCGGGGTTGGATCTCTCCTCCAGGCGGCCGCTCGGGCCGGTGTATCGTGCGAGGGATGATCCCACTCGCATGGAGCCTGGCGGCGGTGCTCGCGGCAGCCGGCGTCACCCCGGCGCTGCAGCCCCCGGGGAGCTTTCACGACAAGGAGCCCCGTGCGCGCGACGGCGAGACGTGGCTGGCCCTGCGGGTCGGTGAGAAGGAGGCGGCGCTGCTGCCTGCGCGCCTGAGCGTGCGGGCGGTGCACGACGAGATGCTCGATGCCGAGGGCGAGAAGAGCGGCCGCGAGGTGAGCTCACCCGTGGGCGATGCCCTGATGTTCCTGCGGGTCCCCGGCCTGTCCGAGGGCGCCGTCCCGCGCGCGAAGGTGGCCTCGAGCGAGAGCCGGATGCCACACGACGACCTGCAGCTGGGAGAGCGCGCGTACCGGATCCGCACGACCTGCGTGCCGGCCGGAGTGCGGGAGGGTCAGGCGCAACTCGATTGCGAGATCCGACTGGAGCAGGGCGGGCGCAGCCAGCGCCTCGTCCGCATGGGCGGGTACGTGCCGCAGGAGGGGGGCATGCAGCTCGGCGACGACGCCAACCCGCGCATCCTGTTCGCCGGCGACCTCGACCGCGACGGGCGCCTCGACCTCCTCTTCGAGACGAGCGACCACTACAACGTCTCGCGGCCCGTCCTGTTGCTCTCGTCGAAGGCGGGAGCCGACGAGCTCGTCCACGAGGTGGCGCGCTTCGAGTCCGTGGGCTGCTGACCCCGATGAACTGGCTCCCCGAGCGTCACGAGCCCCTCGCGGGCGCCGCGTGGTCCCCCGAGCAGGTGCGCGACGCCCTGGCCGCGCTCGTCGACGACGTGGAGGCCGCGTGGCGCGGCGTGGACGAAGGATGGCCCGCCCACCCGCGCGACGATGGGGAGCGCTCGGCGAGCCAGTACCTCGGGACCGCAGGCATCCTCACCGGCCTGCGCAGGATGTACGACGCGCTCGGCCGCACGCCGCGCCTTCCGCTCCCGGCCATCGCCGAGCACCTGCAGCACAACGCCCCGCCGGGAGAGCAGCACCCGGGCCTGCTCATCGGTCGCACGGGGCGGGAGCTCGCGGCCTTCCGGGAGCTGCGCACCGACGCGTCCGCCGAGCGCGTCCTCGAGGCCGTGCGCGCCAACGACGGCGCCCGGGAGCACGAGCTGTTGTGGGGCCTGCCCGGCACGCTCCTCGCCGCGCGCTGGATGGCCGCGCAGACCGGAGACCCGCGCTTCGCGGACGCCGCCCAGCGCCAGGCGCGCCTGCTCTGGGACGCGTGGACGCACGAGGTCGATGGCGTGCCCTTCTGGGAGCAGGACCTGTACGGCAGCCGCGTGCACTACCTCGGTGCGGCGCACGGACAGGCGGGCAACCTGCACGCGCTCTGGCTCGCGGCGCGCACGTGGCCCGGCCTGCTCGACCGCGCCGAGCTCCTCGCGCGCACCGTGGCCTTCGCGCGCGGGATGGCGGTGGACGGACCCGAGGGCGTCAACTGGCCCCCGCTGCCCGGCCGCGAGGCGGGGCTGCTGCACTGGTGCCACGGCGCGCCCGGCATCGTGGTGGCGCTGAGCGCCGTGCCGCCCGGACTCAGCCCCGAGCTCGACGCGCTCCTCGTCCGCGGTGCCGGGCTGGTCTGGCACGCGGGTCCGCTCCAGAAGGGCCACGGCCTCTGCCACGGCACCGCGGGCAACGGCTTCGCCTTCCTCGCGCTGTGGGAGCGCACGGGCGAGGCGGTCTGGCTCGAGCGGGCGCGCGCCTTCGCCCTGCACGCGCTCGCTCAGCAGGCGCGCATCGCGGCGGAGTTCGGCCAGGGCTGGTACTCGCTCTGGACGGGCGACGTGGGGCTCGGGGTCTACCTGTGCGCCTGCCTCGAGGGCTCGGCCTGCTGGGACGGCTGGGAGCGCTTCTGAGTCGAGCGCCCGCTAGGGCAGCTCTCGCAGGAACGACCGCACCACCTCGCTCAAGCGCTCGGGCTGCTCGAAGGGGAGGCCGTGCCCTGCGTCCTGCACCTGCGCGACTTGCACGCGCGGGTTGAGCCCGACGAGCTCTGCCGCCATCTCTCGCGTGACGACGGGGCTGTCTCCGATGACGAGCAGGGTGGGGACTTTGATCGCCCGCGCCACGGCGCGGTACTCGGGGTTGGGCGGCGTGAGCACGTCGAAGGCCTCGAGGCGGGTCTTCAGCCGGGCCTCGGCCTGCAGCTCGAGCAGCTCGGGCGAGCGGCCCGGGTGCCGGGCGCGTGCCTGCGCGACGAGCTCCCGCTTCGAGAGCCCCAGCGCCCGACGGTGCTGCTCGGCGACGTCACTCGCGTGCACCTCGCGCTGGCGCTCGGGGCTCAGGAAGGTCGGGTCGACGAGGACGAGGCCGCGCAGCTCCACGCCCTCCTGGCTCGCCACCACGGCCGCCGTCATGCCGCCCATCGAGTGGCCGAGCAGGACCGGCCGCGAGAGCCGGAGCCCCTGGAGGAGCCCCACCACGTCGCGCGCGTGGTCCTCGTACCGGTACCCGGAGCGCGGCGCGCTCGAGTCGCCGTGCCCTCTCAGGTCGGGCATGACCACGTCGTACGCACCCTCGAGCGCGCGCGCCAGCAGCGTCCAGCACGCGCCGCTTCCCATCAGCCCGTGCAGCAGGACGACCGGCGGCTTCGCGCCCCCGGTGCGCAAGAAGTGCAGGCGCACCCCGTTCGTCTCGCAGCTTCCATTGCTCCACGTGGCCATCGCACCGTCCGCGTCCAAAGCTGCTTCAGTCTGCCGCGAGGATGCACCTGCCGGACGGCGCGCGCTCGGTGAACCTCACGGTCGAAGCGCGCGACGCCCGGACGGTGCGGGACTGAGCGCTGCGAGCCCTGTCAGAGCGCTGCCGGAGACGCAGACGCGCGGGAGCGGGTGGCCCGATAGCCGGCGAGGATGAGCAGCGCCATGAAGGCCAGGCCTCCCCACGCGAGCCAGCGGTAGAGCGGCGGCGGGACGACCTCGATGCGTGCCTGCCCCGGCGCCGACGAGCGGAGGACCCGGTTCAGCTGCGCGGCCGCCGCATTGGCCGTGTCGTAGGCGTCCGAGTCCTCGAACTCCGCGGCGAACACGGAGGTCGCCGGCGCCTCCAGGTACAGCAAGACGCGGCTGTGCCCGCGACGGGGCTGCTGCACCCGCACCACGGCCGAGGCCCCTTCGCCCAGCGGCACGAGGGTCCGGGTGGGGCCCGTGGCCTCGGTCCGCTCGAGTGAGCAGACCACCTGCGAGGTCCGCTCACAGGACACGGCGTAGCCCCTGACCGGCATCCAATGAAGCATCGCGGCCCCGAGGACGAGCAGGGCCGTGAGAATCAGGAACGGGACGGTCGTCGCATCGGGGCGGGGCATGGGCAGGACCATCGTACGCGAGGCCGCAGCGCCGGGTGAGGCCTCGCTGCCGACTCGAGGGCGATCCCGGTGCGCGGAAGAGGACGCGCGCGCACCGGGCGCATCCGGAAGCGCACACAGTGGCCCCGGCAGCCGATGGTGCGTCCGCGCTGCGCCCGCCATGAGAGCGGCGACCGCGCGCGGGTCTGCCGAGGGCCGACCCCGTGAGCCCGTCACGATGGGGGCGTGCACGGACGAGACCGGTCACCCAGCCCACCTCAACAGAGGGAGCGCCATCATGCGCCAATGTGTCGCTGCGTCACGAGTGCCGGTCCTCGCCGTCCTGCTCACGCTCCTCGCGGGCTGCGACCGGGTCTTCGGCCTGGACGAGGTGAAGCTGGAGGAGACGAACTTCTACACCTGCAACTGCGACTGCTCCCGGCGCGTCATCGCGCCCTTGGGCGGCAGCGTCTACACGTCCCCGGGCGGCGTGTTCATCAGCGATGTGCTCCTCCATGCGACCGGCGCCATCGTGGACGGGCCCGTGGCAGCGCCCTTCAATGGCCAGACGGTGCCGTGGTGGCAGGTGAGCTTCGACTCGGGGCCCTCGGGGTGGATCGTCGAGAGCTCGTTGAAGAATGCGCCCGAGACGCGGGTGACCAAGGCGTCCAACGTCTGCCTGCCGGCCCCGTACAACCCGTACCTCGGAGGCGGAGGTGCTCCCTCGTTCGACGACTTGCAGGCCCTGTGCTCGGGCGTCGTCGCGGACGAGGCGCAGGCGGCGATCGACGCGCAGCTCGCCCCGCTCGGCAAGTTCTTCTGCGAGTGCGGAGCCCGCTCGGCGGTCGTGAGCGATCAGTTCGACGCGAGCTGCACCCAGGCGTGCCCGGACGGCAAGGAGGTCTGCCTGGTTGCGGGCTTCGATCCGCCGGACCCGACGCCGGCGCTGTTCGAGAACGAGGTGCTGCAGCCGGTCAGTGTCTGCACGGTGAGCGGCGACGTGCAGATCTCGGCGGGGGGGCGCACGCCGAAGCGCCAGCCGCAGGCGCGCGGCGAGCTGCAGGTGCGCGGCCGGCCCTGCGCGCCGGGCGCCGCGTGTGCGCTCGGCATGTCCTACCAGCTGACGAGCGACGACATCGAGTTCGACTCCGGCTCCATCTTCGCGAGCGACCCGAAGTTCGTGGACATCGGCCTGTCGGGCGCGACCGAGCCGGATGCGATCAACATGGGCTCTTTGCTCGGCTTCTACCTGGGCGAGGTGCGGGCGAACACCGCGTTCAGCTCCCTGCGCGCGCGGCGCTCGACGCAGCTGAAGGGGTTCTACGTGGCGGGCCGCAACACCGAGGGCCTCGCGCTGGCGATGAACTGGCCCTCCCGGGTGTGCCGCGTCTCGGGACAGCTCGTGGGACAGGCGGTGGGAGACGGTGACGAGGGGACGCTCGACGCGCAGGTGGACGTGGCGCTCGATGGGCTCATCGTCAACCAGCCGCCCGTGCCGAACGCGGGCCTGGACCGGACGGTGGAGTGCACCTCGCCGAGCGGCGCCTCCGTCACGCTCGACGCCTCCGGCAGCACGGACGCGGACGGCAACCTCTCCTTCTACGAGTGGCGGCGCGGCGCGCAGCAGCTCGCGGCCCCCTCGGCGAGCCCGCTGCTCACGGTGCAGCAGGCGCTCGGCGAGCAGACCTACAACCTGCTCGTCGCCGACCGCGGGCTCTCGGCAGACCGCGACGCGGTGGTGGTGCGCGTGGCCGACACCACGGCGCCGCAGATTGCGTGCAACGCGCCCGCGACCGTGACGCCCAGTGACGTGCCGGGCAAGGGGTTTCCGGGCCCGTCCTGGACGGCCACCGCGACGGATGCCTGCACCGGGGTGGCGTCGCTCACGGCGAGCGGCGTGACCTGCACCGGGCCCGGGCAGTGCAAGGCCGTGCCGAGCGGCGCTACCTTGACGCTCTACCAGACGGGCGGCGTGGGGAACGTGATTCGCTGGACGGTGCAGGCGCGCGACGCGGGCGGCAACACGCGCCAGCAGACCTGCGAGGTGCGCGTGGTGAAGAAGTAGGAGGGCGCCTCCGTCCTCCTGACGGCCTCGGGCATGGCGCACCAGGGCAGCGCCATCCTGCAGCGCGTGGTGCTCAGGCGCTTCGGGCAGCCGGAGGAGGTGGCCGAGGCGGTGCTCTTCCTCGCCTCCGCGCGCTCCTCCTTCATGACCGGCGCGGAGCTGTGCGTGGACGGCGGGATGGCGCAGCTGTAGGGGCCCGTGAGGTGCAGCTGACCGGGCACGGCGGGTGCAATACGCTCCCGCCATGCTCCACCGACTGTGGCCGCTCGCCCTCGCCCTGTGGACTGGCTGCGCCAGCCCGCGTGCGGTGGTTCCGCCTTCGCCGACGTCCGACGAGAAGCCCCTTCCGCCGCTGCCGCGCGTCTTCGGGGACCTGAAGTGGACGACGACCGCGGCCGAGCTGCGCGCGCGCTTCCCCAAGGCCGTGGTCGCCGAGGACGAGCCCTTCGAGACCTTCTGGAAGGATGAGGTGACGGGGCGCCCCCTGGTGGACGGGGGGTTCACGGTCAACGGCGCCGAGCTCGCACCGCTGGGCAGGGTGGAGGTCGTCTTCGAGGGCTTCCAGGGACGCGCGTCTGCGGCCATCGCCGTACACCGCAAGGAGACCGTCGAGTGCTGGCCAGACGGTGTGTCCGAGGAGGAGGGCCAGGCGTGCAGCGATCGCCAGGAGGAAGAGCGCCGCGCCGCCTATGAGCAGCTCGCCGGTCAGCTCACGGCCCTCTACGGCGAGGGGACGCTCCATCACCTCGAGAGCAACGCGGCGGAGACCGACGCCGACCCCATCGAACCGGGCCAGGCCGAGCGTTGCTGGACGCCCACGGGGCTGAGGGTGTGCCTCGCCCTCGGCATCGACCCGCGCACGGACTTCACGCGCACCGTGCGGCTCCTGGTGGTGCGCGACGACCGGATGCGCTGGTAGGCAGGTGGGCAATCAAGCCCACCGCCGTGACGGCCTTGGCTGAGCTGTCATCGAGCGGCCTGACACCGCATTGACCCGGTGTTCGGGCGGATGAATAGTCCTCTCGAATGGCCGAGCGATCCGCGACAGACCTCGATTCCTTCACGTCCGAGTGGTCGCGGGCGAGCCTGCCGTCGTACGGACCTGACTGGGACCGCGCGATCGACTTCGGCATCGATGTCACGCTGCTGCTCGAGAACCTGGCGCTGAGTCCCGCCGAGCGCTTGCGACGCCTGCAGCAGGTCGTCGAGTTCCACGAGCTCTTGAGGGACTCGCGCCGTGCCGACGAATGACTTTCTCCAGCTCCTCCAGCGACTCACGGAGGCACGCGTCGAGTTCGTGGTCGTCGGAGGAACAGCGGCGGTCCTGCATGGCTCGTCCATGGCCACGTACGACCTGGACGTCCTCATGCCATTCACCGAGGCGAACTGTGAGCGGCTGCTCGAAGCCGTGGCAGGCCTTCAACCTCGCCTCTCCCACACGGTGGACAAGCGTCCGCTGCAGCTGACCGCGGGCGAGCTGTCGAGCTTCAGGAATCTCTACCTGCTCACCGACCTTGGTCGCCTCGACGTGCTGGGCAGCCTGCCGCCCGTCGAGGACGTGGCGGCGGTCTTGCGAGACGCGGAGTGGATGGATGTCGGCGGACTGAAGGTTCGGGTGCTTCCGCTCGAGGTGCTCATTCAGGTGAAGGCAGCCATGGGGCGGCCCAAGGACAAGCTGACGGAGACGGAGCTGCGCGCCATCGCGAACGTGAAGGGCGCGGCGAAGAAGCCGTGAGTCGCACTCGGCGCGACCGGCCACCAGGTTCCACGGCCCGCGCCTCCTCTACGTCGCTGCGCACGGAGGAGAGGCTTCGAACGACCACCATCCGCAGTACCAGCTGCTCTTCGAGCCCAGGCCCAGTGGCGGCTGGCGCCTCGCGGCGCCCACTCGGTACTTCATCGACGTCGCCGGGGTTGAATTCCTGGAGTGGCCCGTAATGTTCCTCATGTTCCTGCCGCTCTCGTTTGCACTCTGCGAGGTCGCCAGGCTCATCTGGAAACGGCTGCGCAGAAGTGCAGCCGGCCCACTCGTCACCGCGTAGCGCGAGCCGCAACGACTCACGCCGATGCCGCGCCCCTACCTGCGCCCCCGAACGTTCTCCGCCACGCGCAGCACGTCCGCGAGCACGCCCGCGGCCGTCACGGCGCCCCCCGCTCCCGCCCCACGCAC
Protein-coding sequences here:
- a CDS encoding PKD domain-containing protein encodes the protein MRQCVAASRVPVLAVLLTLLAGCDRVFGLDEVKLEETNFYTCNCDCSRRVIAPLGGSVYTSPGGVFISDVLLHATGAIVDGPVAAPFNGQTVPWWQVSFDSGPSGWIVESSLKNAPETRVTKASNVCLPAPYNPYLGGGGAPSFDDLQALCSGVVADEAQAAIDAQLAPLGKFFCECGARSAVVSDQFDASCTQACPDGKEVCLVAGFDPPDPTPALFENEVLQPVSVCTVSGDVQISAGGRTPKRQPQARGELQVRGRPCAPGAACALGMSYQLTSDDIEFDSGSIFASDPKFVDIGLSGATEPDAINMGSLLGFYLGEVRANTAFSSLRARRSTQLKGFYVAGRNTEGLALAMNWPSRVCRVSGQLVGQAVGDGDEGTLDAQVDVALDGLIVNQPPVPNAGLDRTVECTSPSGASVTLDASGSTDADGNLSFYEWRRGAQQLAAPSASPLLTVQQALGEQTYNLLVADRGLSADRDAVVVRVADTTAPQIACNAPATVTPSDVPGKGFPGPSWTATATDACTGVASLTASGVTCTGPGQCKAVPSGATLTLYQTGGVGNVIRWTVQARDAGGNTRQQTCEVRVVKK
- a CDS encoding alpha/beta fold hydrolase, with the translated sequence MATWSNGSCETNGVRLHFLRTGGAKPPVVLLHGLMGSGACWTLLARALEGAYDVVMPDLRGHGDSSAPRSGYRYEDHARDVVGLLQGLRLSRPVLLGHSMGGMTAAVVASQEGVELRGLVLVDPTFLSPERQREVHASDVAEQHRRALGLSKRELVAQARARHPGRSPELLELQAEARLKTRLEAFDVLTPPNPEYRAVARAIKVPTLLVIGDSPVVTREMAAELVGLNPRVQVAQVQDAGHGLPFEQPERLSEVVRSFLRELP
- a CDS encoding MFS transporter gives rise to the protein MADLFVNDAPVSRTVARAPHASLTLFALAMGGFAIGTTEFAAMSILPAFARGLGVDEPTAGHVISAYALGVVIGAPVLAVLGARLSRRLLLVLLMALFAVGNGLSALAPTYGWMLAFRFLSGVPHGAYFGVASLVAASVAPRERRSQAVSRVLLGLTIATVIGVPFANTVSLLLGWRWTFGIVAALALLTMALVLGLAPRDPPHPDASPLRELGALKRRQVWLTLGIGAVGFGGMFAVYAYLASTLLAVTGVRATVIPFVLAVFGAGLTAGNVFGGWAADRFGMRAAGGLLLWSAATLALYPFATGHLVTITLAGFLVACGGGLSSVLQTRLMDVAGDAQTLAAALNHSAFNAANALGPWLGGAAVAAGWGWRSTGWVGCALALGGFAVWLVAQRDRC
- a CDS encoding type II toxin-antitoxin system RelE/ParE family toxin; translated protein: MAEIVWSEPALSDLDAIADYIALENPVAASELVQRVLHHVEQLAAHPESGSRPPELPRSRYRQLVEPPCRVFYRYDGQRVFVLHVMRSERLLRKKQLASRDPR
- a CDS encoding SDR family oxidoreductase; this translates as MAHQGSAILQRVVLRRFGQPEEVAEAVLFLASARSSFMTGAELCVDGGMAQL
- a CDS encoding type II toxin-antitoxin system Phd/YefM family antitoxin, whose amino-acid sequence is MRTELVTTLKRRATELLSELEQDKEPILITQHGLPSAYLVDVESYERMQQRMAVLEGIARGEQAVAEGRVATHAQAKARLSRWLK
- a CDS encoding V4R domain-containing protein, encoding MLPLLPLTELPEPELAAPVDLLALGERTDAELDLLPYGIVGLSLDGTIEQYNLAESRLARLDRNQVLGRSFFHEVAPCTATAQFEGCFREFTRPGATARTVSFDYIFDFKFGAQQVSVEMVRAANGRRVHLVINRTRFLAPRPQVPLEIKAPLQLELAPAEPRQGVLRDRAARRAVYTPPLFFASLMGTWERMAPQAWGPFCGEWGLRWGRLAVVDLEMETLEAHLKGLRELPIQQAVELIAGSLQRQGWGRLGVDFSASRTTGAIVLTLERNALAESVGAAASPRCHLFSGYFRALFNHLAQKLLVVRELRCSAQGRGPCTFLVLSQARKAELEAAVTGADGNLARALSALEGAARARP
- a CDS encoding LanC-like protein, producing the protein MNWLPERHEPLAGAAWSPEQVRDALAALVDDVEAAWRGVDEGWPAHPRDDGERSASQYLGTAGILTGLRRMYDALGRTPRLPLPAIAEHLQHNAPPGEQHPGLLIGRTGRELAAFRELRTDASAERVLEAVRANDGAREHELLWGLPGTLLAARWMAAQTGDPRFADAAQRQARLLWDAWTHEVDGVPFWEQDLYGSRVHYLGAAHGQAGNLHALWLAARTWPGLLDRAELLARTVAFARGMAVDGPEGVNWPPLPGREAGLLHWCHGAPGIVVALSAVPPGLSPELDALLVRGAGLVWHAGPLQKGHGLCHGTAGNGFAFLALWERTGEAVWLERARAFALHALAQQARIAAEFGQGWYSLWTGDVGLGVYLCACLEGSACWDGWERF